The Rhodospirillales bacterium genome includes the window CGCGGCCCTGGATGCTGGCCGGCGGACTGGACGCCGAAAACGTTGTGAATGCGCTTGCCCGCCTCAAACCCGACGCGGTGGACGTTTCCAGCGGGGTGGAATCCGCCCCCGGCGTCAAGGACGCTGGAAAAATTCGCGCTTTTGTGGATAAAGTGCGGGGATGCTGAACTCCCTGCGCAACCAGCCCGACGAACGCGGGCACTTTGGCCCTTATGGCGGCCGTTACGTCGCCGAAACCCTGATGCCCTTGATCCTTGCGGTCGAAAAGGCATGGAACGCCGCGAAAAGCGACCCCGCCTACTGGGCGCAATTCGATGAATTGCAGCGCGATTACGTGGGCCGCCCCAGCCCGCTTTACTTTGCGGAACCCACGACCAAAAAGCTCGGCGGCGCGAAGGTCTATTTCAAAAGGGATGAACTGAACCACACCGGCTCTCACAAAATCAACAACACCATCGGCCAGATTTTGCTGGCGATGCGCATGGGCAAAACCCGCATCATCGCGGAAACCGGCGCGGGCCAGCACGGCGTCGCGACGGCCACCGTCTGCGCGCGCTTCGGCCTGCCCTGCACCGTGTTCATGGGCGCGACGGACATCGAGCGCCAGAAACCCAACGTCTTCCGCATGAAACTTCTGGGGGCGGAGGTACGGCCCGTGACATCCGGCGCCGGCACCCTGAAGGACGCGATGAACGAAGCCCTGCGTGATTGGGTCACCAACGTCCATGACACGTTTTACATCATCGGCACGGTGGCGGGCCCGCACCCCTACCCGTCGATGGTGCGCGATTTCCAAAGCATCATCGGCCGCGAGGCCCGCGCCCAGATGCTGGAACGCGAAGGCCGCCTGCCCGATCTTCTGGTCGCCTGCATCGGCGGCGGGTCGAACGCCATAGGCCTGTTTCATCCGTTCCTTGACGACGCATCCGTCAAAATCATGGGCGTGGAGGCGGGCGGCTACGGCCTTGATAAACAGCACGCGGCCTCCCTCAACGGCGGACGGCCGGGCATCCTGCACGGCAACCTGACCTATCTTTTGCAAAACGACGACGGCCAGATCGAGGAAGGGCACAGCATTTCCGCCGGCCTCGATTATCCGGGAATAGGCCCCGAACACGCATGGCTGCACGACCAAAAGCGTGCCAGCTACGTTTCGGTGACGGATGACGAGGCGCTGGAAGGCTTCAAGCAATGCACGCGCCTTGAAGGCATCATTCCCGCGCTCGAGCCCGCGCACGCCTATGCGCAGGTCATGAAAATCGCACCGAAGATGAAGCCCGACGACATCATCATCATGAACATGTGCGGCCGCGGCGATAAGGACATCTTCACCGTCGCCGACCGCTTCGGGGTACGCCTGTGAACCCGCTTCTCACCGAACTCGAAGGCCGCATCCCGGCCGATTTGTTCAACGCGCTGGCCACGTTGCCGCCCTCGCTTGCCCTTGCCCGCATCGCATACAAGCGCGCCACACCCGACACGGTCCGGCAGCGGCGCGGCGCCTTCAGCACGATCAAATCCGAATTCCTGCAATACATGGCCAATCATCACGCCGAAAATCTGCGCGCGATGAATCTGACCGACCAAAGCATCGAAGCCATGCGCCTGTATGGGATGTTCCCACAAAACCGCCCCGGCGAAAGAATGGATATGAGCGTCGATCACAAACGCTCCCTGTCCATGGGCGGCGATAACGGCTTCGACAATCTGATGCTGTTGCCCGATCGTTTCAATGCGCTGAAGGACGAACTTGAAAAGGCGCAACGCAGCGACACGACAAACACGCAGGCCAGCCTGATCACCATTCTGCCCGCCGACCCGGGCGATCAAATTCCCTTCATTCCCGGCGGCTTCGCCAAGGCAAGCCGCAAATCCAAAATGCCGGAACACGCATGACCAACCGCATCGACACCGTTTTTAAAACCATCAGGCGCCCGGCGCTGGTCACCTTCATCACCGCGGGCGACCCGGACTACGCGTCGTCGCTGGCGATTCTGAAATCCCTGCCCGGCGCGGGGGCCGACATCATCGAACTCGGCATGCCATTCACCGACCCGATGGCCGACGGCCCGACCATTCAGGCATCCAGCCTGCGCGCGCTTGAATCCGGCGCGTCATTGCGTACCACATTGCAGATGGTGCGCGACTTCAGGGCGGACGACGCCACGACGCCGGTCGTGCTGATGGGC containing:
- the trpB gene encoding tryptophan synthase subunit beta, translated to MLNSLRNQPDERGHFGPYGGRYVAETLMPLILAVEKAWNAAKSDPAYWAQFDELQRDYVGRPSPLYFAEPTTKKLGGAKVYFKRDELNHTGSHKINNTIGQILLAMRMGKTRIIAETGAGQHGVATATVCARFGLPCTVFMGATDIERQKPNVFRMKLLGAEVRPVTSGAGTLKDAMNEALRDWVTNVHDTFYIIGTVAGPHPYPSMVRDFQSIIGREARAQMLEREGRLPDLLVACIGGGSNAIGLFHPFLDDASVKIMGVEAGGYGLDKQHAASLNGGRPGILHGNLTYLLQNDDGQIEEGHSISAGLDYPGIGPEHAWLHDQKRASYVSVTDDEALEGFKQCTRLEGIIPALEPAHAYAQVMKIAPKMKPDDIIIMNMCGRGDKDIFTVADRFGVRL